The following are encoded together in the Budorcas taxicolor isolate Tak-1 chromosome 4, Takin1.1, whole genome shotgun sequence genome:
- the LOC128046621 gene encoding cytochrome c oxidase assembly factor 1 homolog, whose product MPMPLGKQIFFAGVAASGGCAILYYLVQKTFSRASYYQLALEQLHSHPEALEALGTPLNVHYLRLTDKYNFVDIAEAKLKIPVSGPKSEGHLYVSSSRDAPFKRWNLQEVFLELKDGQQIPLFKPSRDNDEVKKE is encoded by the exons ATGCCAATGCCTCTGGGGAAACAGATCTTTTTCGCTGGAGTGGCAGCTAGTGGGGGCTGCGCCATTCTGTACTACCTGGTCCAGA AAACGTTTTCCAGAGCTTCTTATTACCAGCTGGCCCTGGAGCAGCTGCACAGCCACCCTGAGGCACTGGAAGCTCTGGGCACCCCTCTCAATGTTCACTACCTCCGACTCACCGACAAGTACAACTTTGTGGACATTGCCGAAGCAAAG CTGAAGATCCCTGTCTCTGGACCAAAGTCAGAAGGCCATCTCTATGTCAGCTCATCTAGAGATGCCCCCTTTAAGAG GTGGAACCTTCAGGAGGTCTTCTTAGAGCTCAAGGATGGTCAGCAGATTCCCCTTTTCAAGCCCAGCAGGGACAACGATGAGGTGAAAAAGGAGTGA